Proteins encoded within one genomic window of Mya arenaria isolate MELC-2E11 chromosome 13, ASM2691426v1:
- the LOC128215255 gene encoding ubiquitin carboxyl-terminal hydrolase 24-like — protein MESDEDHVQTLLSMGFPSELDIRKALRLAKNSLNDAVAILTNDHPTTSFDTLDDIEMKDLAKGSTNPVYGPNLPSYSDSSETEKEMVEAMEDSSDAVQEEVNPYEFPVTNLYELEGRVFAEHWSIPYKKEESLGKCLIAAANLAEAGLMDNDENCSRFVNRVMTESFQKLLTSNAVHRWSTDIHEGIFNMLQLLVDLCVARLKQQPVHQLLMDILAMKCMI, from the exons ATGGAAAGTGACGAAGATCACGTACAAACTTTGCTAAGCATGGGGTTCCCCAGCGAACTTGACATTCGAAAAGCTTTGCGCCTAGCAAAGAACAGTTTAAATGACGCCGTTGCAATATTGACTAATGATCATCCTACTACTAGTTTTGACACTCTCgatgatattgaaatgaaagatTTGGCAAAAGGTTCAACCAACCCAGTGTATGGTCCAAATCTACCAAGCTACAGTGACAGTTCTGAAACTGAG aaggAGATGGTAGAAGCAATGGAAGATTCCTCAGATGCGGTTCAAGAAGAAGTAAACCCATATGAATTCCCAGTAACCAACTTGTATGAGCTAGAGGGCAGGGTTTTTGCAGAACATTGGTCAATACCTTACAAGAAAGAGGAATCACTAGGGAAATGTTTGATAGCAGCTGCCAATCTTGCAGAAGCAG GGCTAATGGATAATGATGAAAACTGTTCAAGATTTGTGAATCGAGTTATGACTGAGTCTTTTCAGAAG TTGCTGACTTCCAATGCTGTACACCGATGGAGCACGGACATCCATGAAGGCATCTTCAACATGCTGCAGCTGCTGGTGGATCTGTGTGTGGCCAGGCTTAAGCAGCAGCCAGTGCACCAGCTTCTCATGGACATACTTGCCATG AAATGTATGATTTAG